One window of Vanessa atalanta chromosome 9, ilVanAtal1.2, whole genome shotgun sequence genomic DNA carries:
- the LOC125066219 gene encoding myosin-2 essential light chain isoform X3, with the protein MAGYSEDQLAEFQEAFQLFDSRGDGKIHVAQIGDALRALGQNPTESDVKKCTLHLKPDERISFEVFLPIYQAISKARSGDTANDFIEGLRHFDKDGNGFISSAELRHLLSTLGEKLSDEEVEQLLQGQEDSQGNINYENFVHLIMQG; encoded by the exons ATG GCTGGATATTCTGAAGATCAACTAGCAG AGTTTCAGGAGGCATTCCAACTGTTTGACTCCCGTGGGGATGGCAAAATCCATGTGGCTCAAATAGGAGATGCACTTCGTGCCCTGGGGCAAAACCCAACTGAGTCTGATGTCAAGAAGTGCACCTTGCATCTGAAACCTGATGAGAGAATATCTTTTGAAGTCTTTCTGCCCATTTACCAA GCTATTTCCAAGGCTAGGAGTGGTGACACTGCAAATGACTTTATTGAGGGTCTGCGTCATTTTGATAAGGATGGTAACGGTTTCATTTCATCTGCCGAGCTGCGTCATCTTTTATCCACTCTTGGAGAGAAGTTGAGTGATGAGGag GTGGAGCAACTCCTGCAAGGACAAGAAGACTCCCAGGGGAACATCAACTACGAGAACTTTGTGCATCTTATTATGCAAGGTTGA
- the LOC125066219 gene encoding myosin-2 essential light chain isoform X2, producing the protein MAGYSEDQLAEFQEAFQLFDSRGDGKIHVAQIGDALRALGQNPTESDVKKCTLHLKPDERISFEVFLPIYQAISKARSGDTANDFIEGLRHFDKDGNGFISSAELRHLLSTLGEKLSDEEVEQLLQGQEDSQGNINYENFVHLIMQG; encoded by the exons atg GCTGGATATTCTGAAGATCAACTAGCAG AGTTTCAGGAGGCATTCCAACTGTTTGACTCCCGTGGGGATGGCAAAATCCATGTGGCTCAAATAGGAGATGCACTTCGTGCCCTGGGGCAAAACCCAACTGAGTCTGATGTCAAGAAGTGCACCTTGCATCTGAAACCTGATGAGAGAATATCTTTTGAAGTCTTTCTGCCCATTTACCAA GCTATTTCCAAGGCTAGGAGTGGTGACACTGCAAATGACTTTATTGAGGGTCTGCGTCATTTTGATAAGGATGGTAACGGTTTCATTTCATCTGCCGAGCTGCGTCATCTTTTATCCACTCTTGGAGAGAAGTTGAGTGATGAGGag GTGGAGCAACTCCTGCAAGGACAAGAAGACTCCCAGGGGAACATCAACTACGAGAACTTTGTGCATCTTATTATGCAAGGTTGA
- the LOC125066219 gene encoding myosin-2 essential light chain isoform X1, with translation MFMYEPPTKLNLTSVEEFQEAFQLFDSRGDGKIHVAQIGDALRALGQNPTESDVKKCTLHLKPDERISFEVFLPIYQAISKARSGDTANDFIEGLRHFDKDGNGFISSAELRHLLSTLGEKLSDEEVEQLLQGQEDSQGNINYENFVHLIMQG, from the exons ATGTTCATGTACGAGCCTCCTACAAAGCTTAATCTTACTTCAGTAGAAG AGTTTCAGGAGGCATTCCAACTGTTTGACTCCCGTGGGGATGGCAAAATCCATGTGGCTCAAATAGGAGATGCACTTCGTGCCCTGGGGCAAAACCCAACTGAGTCTGATGTCAAGAAGTGCACCTTGCATCTGAAACCTGATGAGAGAATATCTTTTGAAGTCTTTCTGCCCATTTACCAA GCTATTTCCAAGGCTAGGAGTGGTGACACTGCAAATGACTTTATTGAGGGTCTGCGTCATTTTGATAAGGATGGTAACGGTTTCATTTCATCTGCCGAGCTGCGTCATCTTTTATCCACTCTTGGAGAGAAGTTGAGTGATGAGGag GTGGAGCAACTCCTGCAAGGACAAGAAGACTCCCAGGGGAACATCAACTACGAGAACTTTGTGCATCTTATTATGCAAGGTTGA
- the LOC125066412 gene encoding protein borderless: MGELWLRAWTLQFVALTTLVHVADGSLLPLETERLRASVGGYAVMNCHLDFPFGNEIPYHLQWDKDGETIFSWYSGEGEPQVADRWGGRVRRVGGHGLGGGSVNVSAVRETDAGLYRCRVTFPNRTPPARNNGTFYYLDVDGGNLIVTPPMNVTVLEGERAELECLPKSPEWVVQWYREGMPIEALPELALRSELAINGSLVLRHTISTDLGEYECRISAPDGQMQSASGFLDVQYKAKVVYSPKERFLPYGKSASLDCHFSANPPLTNLRWEKDGFLFDPYNVLGVFYSRNGSLLFNRVDESHEGLYSCTPYNSLGSEGPSAGVRVRVQRPPAIAARPQPLYLVRLGATVNLPCTVATEPYYALPSIRWAKKDGSELPEGRYSLMEGNLTINDVQEEDRGVYICTVSNEADELAVETELLIENVPPRAPYNLTALASFESIHLSWVPGHNGVDVEYNVWYRERSESEWRTMKILSRGVTDATLVGLRSATDYELRVLSQDYIGDGLFSKPIFVRTLDPELREDESETMFAAAVTESATSTGVFIGTSGAVAGEGGPGELAVNVRLIEEGALVRWSREPSESARCTLRWYDAGEPMHRLLATVSTLQDYVLVSEVEEGASYWARVQCANAQGGAALHVPEYTRLRGVAVGSAAAALLLAALAAALCLARRRLRPHSHDKRTR, encoded by the exons ATGGGTGAGCTCTGGCTACGAGCGTGGACTTTACAGTTCGTGGCGCTGACGACTCTGGTGCATGTGGCGGACGGCTCGCTGCTACCGCTCGAGACGGAGCGCCTACGCGCTAGTGTGGGAGGTTATGCTGTGATGAATTGTCATCTCGATTTTCCATTTGGCAACGAAATACCATATCATCTACAGTGGGATAAAGAT GGCGAAACTATTTTCTCTTGGTACAGCGGCGAAGGAGAGCCGCAAGTGGCAGACCGATGGGGAGGGCGAGTGCGTCGCGTGGGTGGGCACGGACTCGGCGGTGGCTCCGTCAACGTGAGTGCGGTACGCGAGACCGACGCCGGTCTTTATCGTTGCCGCGTCACCTTCCCCAATCGCACTCCACCCGCGCGCAACAATGGGACGTTCTATTACTTAGACGTCGACG gtggtaatttaattgttacacCGCCAATGAACGTAACCGTTCTCGAAGGAGAGCGTGCTGAGCTTGAATGTCTTCCCAAGAGTCCCGAATGGGTGGTGCAGTGGTATCGCGAGGGAATGCCCATTGAAGCTTTGCCTGAGCTGGCATTGCGTTCGGAATTAGCGATTAATGGTAGTTTAGTTCTGCGGCATACAATCAGCACAGATTTGGGCGAGTACGAATGTCGTATCAGCGCTCCTGACGGTCAAATGCAGAGTGCTAGTGGATTTCTGGATGTACAGT ATAAAGCAAAAGTTGTTTACTCACCAAAGGAAAGGTTTTTACCATATGGAAAATCAGCAAGTCTGGACTGTCACTTCAGCGCTAATCCCCCATTGACGAATTTGCGCTGGGAAAAGGATGGATTTTTATTTGACCCATACAACGTACTCGGCGTTTTTTATAGCCGAAATGGAAGTCTTCTTTTTAATCGC GTTGATGAATCTCACGAAGGGCTATATTCTTGTACGCCGTATAACTCGTTGGGCTCCGAGGGTCCTTCGGCCGGTGTTCGTGTGCGCGTGCAACGGCCTCCGGCTATAGCAGCACGTCCGCAACCATTGTATCTCGTAAGGCTCGGGGCTACGGTGAATCTGCCTTGCACTGTAGCTACAGAGCCTTATTATGCGTTGCCGTCCATCCGTTGGGCAAAG aaaGATGGCAGTGAGCTACCTGAAGGACGGTACTCATTAATGGAAGGAAATCTAACTATCAATGACGTGCAAGAAGAGGATCGTGGTGTATACATTTGTACGGTGAGCAACGAGGCAGATGAGCTCGCGGTGGAGACTGAACTTCTGATTGAGAACGTGCCTCCTCGCGCTCCTTACAATCTCACAGCCCTGGCTTCCTTTGAATCTATTCATCTCTCTTGGGTGCCTG GTCACAATGGTGTCGATGTGGAGTATAACGTCTGGTACCGCGAGCGGTCTGAAAGCGAGTGGCGAACTATGAAGATCCTGTCCCGTGGCGTTACCGATGCTACGCTGGTGGGGCTGCGATCCGCAACCGATTACGAGCTACGTGTTCTGTCACAGGACTATATTGGTGACGGGCTTTTTAGCAAGCCGATTTTCGTACGAACGCTAG ATCCAGAACTACGGGAGGATGAAAGCGAAACCATGTTTGCCGCGGCGGTCACAGAGAGTGCAACGAGTACGGGCGTATTTATCGGAACCAGTGGGGCTGTGGCTGGCGAAGGGGGGCCGGGTGAGCTGGCCGTGAATGTACGTCTCATCGAGGAAGGCGCCCTCGTGCGGTGGAGTCGCGAACCTAGTGAAAGCGCACGGTGTACGTTGCGCTGGTACGACGCTGGCGAGCCCATGCATCGTCTCCTCGCCACTGTTAGCACGCTACAGGATTATGTTCTGG TAAGCGAAGTGGAGGAGGGCGCAAGTTACTGGGCTCGCGTGCAGTGCGCGAACGCGCAGGGCGGCGCCGCGCTGCACGTGCCGGAGTACACCCGGCTGCGCGGCGTGGCGGTGGgctcggcggcggcggcgctgcTGCTGGCCGCGCTGGCGGCCGCGCTGTGCCTCGCGCGCCGCCGGCTGCGCCCGCACTCGCACGACAAGCGGACGCGCTGA
- the LOC125066313 gene encoding cytochrome P450 4C1-like: protein MWLFVIVPVLLALVTIELYYRFGKAGRLIRKIPGPKPWPLVGNILSYFQTPEKLFIYQRYLNKHYGDVNQIHLSVAIRMVNISSPQDIEKVLSGSEHNYKEHPYTYLMNWLRDGLLVSNGIKWFQRRKMLTKAFHFNILQKYFVTFKEEAEHFQKVVQEEVRKQQTNLLPFLSSTTLRIMCETAMGSTHENMQSLMSKYFSSLEDVGDCFTKRLVAPWLHLEPIYQLTGLAKKENIAVKYLHGLTDSVVKSRRNFLAERNFNQFDNDAECDSKEKLAMLDLLLKNEKSGLIDHEGIREEVDTFMFAGHDTTATAMTYMLMTLANEPIIQDKIYAEICEIFGESDRAATTEDLNQMKYLECCIKESLRLHPSAPLIARYLRQETVLGGYTVPANTTCLIYIYDLHHRADLYPEPERFIPERFLPENCAKRHPFAYVPFSAGTRNCIGQKFAMMEMKTVMCALLRKFRVEPVTRPSDLVFKTDIVLRTIHPIYVKFRAR from the exons ATGTGGCTTTTCGTTATAGTTCCGGTTCTACTAGCACTTGTAACGATAGAACTTTACTATCGATTCGGAAAAGCTGGAAGACTTATTAGGAAAATACCCGGACCAAAACCTTGGCCTTTAGTTGGAAATATACTAAGTTACTTTCAAACGCCAG aaaagctgtttatttatcaacgatacttaaataaacattacggAGATGTTAATCAGATTCATCTTTCAGTAGCTATTCGCATGGTGAATATCAGCAGTCCACAGGATATTGAG AAAGTTCTATCTGGATCTGAGCACAATTACAAAGAACATCCATACACCTACCTTATGAACTGGCTTCGAGATGGGCTGTTGGTCAGCAAtg gTATAAAATGGTTTCAAAGAagaaaaatgttaacaaaagcATTCCATTTTAACAtcctacaaaaatatttcgtgaCTTTTAAAGAAGAGGCTGAACATTTTCAGAAGGTCGTGCAGGAAGAGGTTCGGAAACAACAAACGAATTTACTTCCTTTCTTGAGTTCTACGACTCTACGTATCATGTGTG aAACAGCAATGGGGTCCACACATGAAAATATGCAATCGTTGATgagcaaatatttttcatcattaGAAGACGTAGGTGATTGTTTCACGAAAAGATTAGTAGCACCATGGTTGCACTTAGAGCCTATTTACCAGCTCACTGGCCTggcaaaaaaagaaaatatcgcTGTGAAATATTTACACGGCTTAACTGATAGTGTTGTAAAAAGTAGGCGGAACTTTTTGGCTGAGAGGAACTTCAATCAATTCGACAACGATGCCGAGTGCGATAGTAAAGAGAAGTTAGCAATGTTGGATCTGCTTCTCAAAAATGAAAAATCTGGACTCATAGACCACGAAGGCATCCGAGAAGAAGTAGACACATTTATGTTCGCG GGTCACGACACGACCGCCACCGCCATGACTTACATGTTAATGACTTTAGCCAATGAGCCAATAATCCAA GACAAAATTTATGCGGAGATTTGTGAAATTTTTGGTGAATCGGATCGAGCAGCGACGACAGAAGATTTGAATCAAATGAAGTATCTAGAATGTTGTATCAAGGAATCATTGAGATTGCATCCGAGCGCACCTCTTATTGCTAGATACCTAAGACAAGAAACAGTATTAG gtGGTTACACAGTACCTGCGAATACAACTTGTTTAATCTACATTTACGATTTGCATCACCGTGCTGATTTGTATCCGGAACCCGAGCGTTTTATTCCTGAAAGATTTCTACCAGAGAACTGTGCAAAGAGACATCCTTTTGCCTATGTACCGTTCAGCGCTGGAACCCGGAATTgtatag GCCAGAAATTTGCCATGATGGAGATGAAGACAGTGATGTGTGCCCTACTCAGGAAGTTTCGCGTGGAGCCCGTGACCAGACCTTCAGATCTCGTTTTCAAAACTGATATTGTATTACGTACCATACACCCGATATACGTTAAATTTCGTGCgagataa